CAACTTGTCCAAGTTTGGTGTGATGATCGAGTCATTGCCAAGCGCGGCGATCGTATCCGCTCGTTGGTCGTCGGTAAACAAGATCAGCACGTTGGGCTTACCACTAGGTTTTCGTTCCTCAGCAGCCAAGCCGCTGCCAACGATAACGAATAGGAAAGCCAGGGAAACGATAGTTCGGTGAGTTGAATTAAGCATGGGCGGGCTGTAGGTATAGGTTCGAGGAAGGCTCGATTATACACACTACGCCGACGCGAACTTGCCCTATCGAGCGCCCGCAAGCTGAGCTTCAATATGAAGCGTTTCCAAAGTTGCTGCATCTTTCAGGAGCGGGCCAACAAGCTTGTCGGGAATCCCCTTCGTGCCACTGGCGGCAAAGGCGGCCTCGATTGCTTTGGATTGGCTCGTCGGCAACGGAACATCACAACCGTTTTCCGCTTGGATGTTCCGGTGCAAAAGGTACAGCTTGGGTGAACGAATGACAGCGTCTAGCAGAGACGAGAAGCCCGCGAACTCGCTGACCGGTTCGTCTCGTAAGATTGAGTGTTGAGCTTTCACAACCTCTGGCTGAACAAAGTCCTCAGGAATCGCCAACAATCCTGCTCGGGCAAGCATTCCACCTACTGAACCGCTTCCCATCGCCACCGCGATTGGCACTGCTAACACAAGGCCAACTAAGAAGGGGCTAAACCACAACAAAAGCGTCGGTTGCAAATAGTAAAGGAACGTGGTGATGGCAGCGCCCAAGACCATCATCCCAGCGAAGTCGACAATGGCTTCGATCCATCGGACGCCACGTTCATCTCGTTGCTGAGCCGACCAACGCACGTTCGTTCCCGCCAGCGTCGAAACGACGAACTGGGTGTGGTAGATGGCCATGATTGGTGACAGCAGAATCGACGTCAACATTTCGATCATTCCACTGAACCAAAGCTTCAACGTTCCGCCAAATAGCCGACGTCGTTGGGAGTCGAGCGAGATCGTGACCAAACTCATGACCTTGGGCAACAATAACATCGTCATCGACGTTACAAACAACACCAACGCAATATGCGTGGCTCTCTCAGACAGCACGATCCCGCCTTCACCGGTTGAGGCTTCACCGGTTGAGGACCATCCTTCCCATAGCAATGCGACGATGCACAAGCCGGTCATTAGTAGCCAAAGAGGCGATGCAGCGTAGGCGAGGATCCCCGAGGTGAAATGAAAACGGCTGAGCGGATTGATAGACTCGTTCACGATCAAACGGCTGTGCTGCAGATTTCCCTGACACCAACGTTGGTCACGTTTCGCGTAGTCCGTTAGGGTCGTCGGGCACTCTTCAAAGCTTCCCCCAAGGTCCGATGCGATATCTACCTTGTAACCAGCACGAAGCATCAAGGCCGCTTCTACAAAGTCATGGCTCAGAATTTCGCCACCCAGTGGTGCACGGCCCGGAAGCTTGGGGAGCTCGCAATGATCCATAAATGGTTGCACACGGATGATCGCGTTATGCCCCCAATAGTTTCCTTCGCTACCAGCCCACTTCGCAAAGCCTCGAACAAAGAGGTTGCCGTAGGCCGATGCCGCGAACTGTTGTAATCGTGCAAACAACGAAAGTCGGCCGATGGGAACTGGCGGCACCTGCAAAATGCCAAGCTTGGGATCGCTCCTCATTCGAGTGACCATCTCGATCATCGTGTCCGCCGACATCAACGAGTCCGCATCTAAGACGATCATGAACGGGTACTGCGAACCCCATCGCTTGCAAAAGTCAGCGATGTTTCCTGACTTGCGTGCTTCGTTATTGGGTCGATGGCGATAGAAAATACGACTGCCGTTCAACGTTTGATCGTTCGGCGTTTGCTCGTTCGGCGTCTGCTCGTTCGGTGTCTGCTGTTTCGGCGTCTGCTGTTTCGGCGAACAACGGGACCACTCGATCTCTTCGGCAAGCCAGATCTCGGAGTTAGTGGTATCGCTGAGTACAAAGAAATCGAACTGATGACCCACACCCATTCGGTCCAGGCAATCCATCATCGCACGGACTCCCGCGAACACTCGCCGCGGAGATTCGTTGTACACCGGCATCAACACCGCCGTTCGCGAGCCTTCGCCGGAGTCATCACCACGGCCTTGCGTCGCATGTTCAGTTGCTTCGGTCGACTTGGCTGGTCGCTTTAGTAAGTCGACAAATCCAAGAGTGGCCAAACAAAGCGAAAACGTGATCCAACCAAACAGCAAAGCGAACAATGGAATGGCGGCTAACTCAAGGAGGTGTAGACCTCGTCCTTGGAGTGCTTCGATGAAGTACCACGTCGCTATTGCCGTTGATATCAGCGTGAGTGTCACCACAGCCAACTGCACGGTCCGTTGCCGGACCTTCGCTGGCTGAAAATTAGTTTGGAGTGAGTCGCGCGTGACAGCAGTCGTTTCAGACATAGGTGTTTCTAGCGACCCAATCGCAACCACCGGGCGGTGCGGATAGGCATTGCGGGCCCCATGGGCCGGTGCGTTTCCGACGGCACCACACGACACTCGGATCCGTTTCGCGACGATGCTTCGCCAATTGCGATCGCGATTGCGCGTCGACAAAGCTGATCGGTCGTAGCGTCTTGGCTACGTCTGTGAAAACTGTCGATAGCTAGCGCAGCGATTCGCTGGCTGGCCGACTCAGCCGATGCTGATTCGTGCCCTGCGGCGACAAGATAATTGCGAGCGGCGTCGACTAGGTTGGCTACATCAGTGACGCGTTGTGTGCCAACTTCGTGCTGACGAAACGTGTTCGTGGACATCAGAAAATCCATTCGTTGAAAAGAAGAAAAGGCTGTCGAAAAGTGTTGAAACGCTTCACGCGTCTCCGATGGATCCCAGCAAGATACAAACGGCGTGCCAATTAAATCAATCGAGTCGTGGCACATTTTGCCTCAACCTTAAAACCATTTTCGCTGGAAAACACTGCCTTTTCAGCACTTGGTTTCTAACGGCGAGCAATCAGACCTTGAAGATAAGATATTGGAAGAAATGCGGTTACAAGGTACAATGGAGTAGACTTTGCGGGCGATAGATTAGAGACATGTGGTAGCCGGGAATGGCGGCCAGTTTTTAATCCTTCGTTCCTGGGTTCTCGCCGAGCGGCGGTTCTTGCTCTGTAACGCGTCAAAGTGACTGTTCTTCGGGCACCGGACTGACACTCCGCCTACACCACCCATGTGACTCGAAATCATGGCCATCCATGTGACTCGAAGTCATCGCGTGGTTCCTACCTGCCTATCGACGGAATGACATCCGTCTTTTTCCCGCCTTTTTAATTTGGTGTTGCCATGAAGCGACGCGAATTTCTAGCTGCCGGTGCCTCTCTACCGTGCATCAGCTCCGTATTGCGCAGCCCTTCGGCTCATGCTAGTTCTTGGGGAAACACAATGACCGAAAGTGACGCCGCATTTTTGATTGATATGCAAATGCGGAATTATCGCTTCATGGTGGAGGCTGCCCATCCGGAAACCGGCTTCGTCTCGGACCGAGCGGCAAGCGATGGAAGTTGGTTTAGCGACCACGCTTCTTCGGCAGCATGTGGATTCGCTTTGACGAGTCATTGTGTTGCAACGGAAGCGGGATGGATCGCCCGGGAGCAGGGCGCCTCGCACGTTCGTCGCTTGCTTGATTCGTTGCTGAACCTGGCGGAGCACGAACGGGGCTTTCTCTACCACTTCTTTGACCGGGGTAGCGGTATGCGACGCGAACGAAGCGAAGCGTCATCGATCGACACCGCATTGTTAATTGCTGGGTCAATTTGCGCTGCCACCACGTTCGCCGACGACGATGAGATCACCGATCTTGCCAATAAGCTGTACCGGCGAGTGGAGTGGTCGTGGATGCTGGGGTCCAACAATCTGCTCCACATGGGTTGGTTGCCCGAGACTGGCATGATTCCCCATCAATGGGACTCCTACAGCGAACTAATCATCTTGGTGCTACTCGCCATTGGTGCACCCAGGCACGCAATCCCTGGTGAATGTTGGCAGGCTTGGCGACGCGAACCAGTGCTCAGTTACGAAGGCGAAGGCTTCTTGCATTACCCTCCGTTGTTTGTGCATCAATACCCGATGGCGTATTTTGATTTCCGTGCCGTGCGGTCACCAAGCGGGCGAAGTTATTGGGACAACGCGGTGCGAGCTCACAAGGCCCAGATTGCGTTCTTACGAGAACTCGGTGTTCGTTATCCAACTCAACTTTCGCACTACGGAGACGATCTTTGGGGTCTGACCAGCAGCGATAGCATCGATGGATATCGGGACTGGGGCGGACCATACCAAGCTGGCCGTTTTGAACCCGATCGTGGAATCGACGGTAGCATCGTGCCTAGCGCCGCGGCAGGCGGATTGGCGATCGTGCCCGAGCAGGCCCTGCACACGCTTCGCGAACAGCAATCGCGTTTTGGTGAACGGGTATATGGGCGATACGGCTTCATCAACGTCTACAACCCCGTCAACAACTGGGTTGGCCGCGACGTGATCGGCATCGACACGGGTATCTCGTTGATCATGGCCGAGAACTTGCGTAGTGGTGGTGTATGGAACGCGTTCATGAAACACGAAGCACCCCAGCGAGCTCTGGAATTGGCTGGTTTCACGAAGGCGTCCTGAGCGAATACATCAGGCCTGAGCCGTTTCTAAGCACGGTAGCGACGTCTTGTCGTTACCAGCGTCAAGACGCAAAGATCGCTAGCGTTAATATGTAACGATCACTGCGACGATCGGAGTTGTTGCGGTCGTTCTTGTTCCACGCATTGAATCTGTAGTGCGATGGGGGTTTTCGATGGGACGGTGGTACGTGTTGTCCCGATTCTGCTAGAGAAGTGCATCTCCAACTAGTAGATAAGTAAGAAGCAGCATGACAGAGTCGACCAAATCGTTTAGCTTTGCCAGTGGCGAAATCGACCCTCTAGGCATGATTCGTCGTCGTTGGCGACTGTTGGTATTCGGTGTATTCGTTGGGATCGCTCTATCGGCCCTGTATTACACGACGGCTACTCAGCAGTACCAATCCAGCATTGAAGTGTTGGTGGGGCAGCGGTCAAGCGAGATGACCAGCCGCGGAACTATCAATGGCAACAGCGGTAGCGGCGAATCGATTCGCGATGACCAGTTGGCAACGCACATGCGTTTATTCATCGCAAGAAAGGTGCTTACACAAGCGATCGAGCTGGGCGATCTGACTCAGTACCCATCATTCGCGGAAATCCGCCAATCCGGTGGCTCGTACGTCGATCACATTCTGGACAGCATCGAAGTCGAGCGAGGTGGTGACGGAAATGCTCAAAACGCGATGGTGCTGCGGGTAACTTACCGCGCCAACGATCCCGAAGAAGCCGCAATGGTTTTGTCGTCGATCTACAACAGCTACAAGACCTACATCGACTCGCAAGACCAAGACAAAAGCAAGCTTGCCGTGGAGTTGATCGACGCAGCACGAGAAACTCACGAAAAGGAACTTCGTGATGCAGACGAAGATTACCGAAACTATGTCGCGTCCGTCCCAGTGCTGCTTGAAGGGGACAAGGTTCGCGACATCCACAAGGAACGTTTGGCTGACATCGAAAAAGAATTGAACGACGTTCGCTCAGGTCTCGCTGAATCTAAATCTCGATTGGAAGTGATCGAATCGACGCTAGAACGAAACGGTGGAACCACCGGCGACATGGGGCACTTGGCGTTGCTAAGCCAAAAAGAGGTGGAACGTTTGAAGTTCTTCCTCGACATGGCACGAGGCGGTGCTCAATCGGAAGCATTCCAGGCTGCTCAACCTATGCGAGCGGAAGTTGCCAAAGCGCAATACAACCGCCTCCTTGATTTGATTCAAAAAGAGAAGGCACTCAGCGATACGTTTGGTCCCGAGCATCCGCTGGTTGAAGCAGCACGCGAAGAGACGATGATCACGCGACAGTTCATCGATGCCAATCGACCTGAGAACACCGCTCGAGAACAGAAAGACATGGATCCCGCCGAAATGGTGATGACCTACGTCATGTTGCTCAAGAATGACATTTCGGAATTTGAAATGCGAAAGG
This region of Rubripirellula amarantea genomic DNA includes:
- the mdoH gene encoding glucans biosynthesis glucosyltransferase MdoH, yielding MSETTAVTRDSLQTNFQPAKVRQRTVQLAVVTLTLISTAIATWYFIEALQGRGLHLLELAAIPLFALLFGWITFSLCLATLGFVDLLKRPAKSTEATEHATQGRGDDSGEGSRTAVLMPVYNESPRRVFAGVRAMMDCLDRMGVGHQFDFFVLSDTTNSEIWLAEEIEWSRCSPKQQTPKQQTPNEQTPNEQTPNDQTLNGSRIFYRHRPNNEARKSGNIADFCKRWGSQYPFMIVLDADSLMSADTMIEMVTRMRSDPKLGILQVPPVPIGRLSLFARLQQFAASAYGNLFVRGFAKWAGSEGNYWGHNAIIRVQPFMDHCELPKLPGRAPLGGEILSHDFVEAALMLRAGYKVDIASDLGGSFEECPTTLTDYAKRDQRWCQGNLQHSRLIVNESINPLSRFHFTSGILAYAASPLWLLMTGLCIVALLWEGWSSTGEASTGEGGIVLSERATHIALVLFVTSMTMLLLPKVMSLVTISLDSQRRRLFGGTLKLWFSGMIEMLTSILLSPIMAIYHTQFVVSTLAGTNVRWSAQQRDERGVRWIEAIVDFAGMMVLGAAITTFLYYLQPTLLLWFSPFLVGLVLAVPIAVAMGSGSVGGMLARAGLLAIPEDFVQPEVVKAQHSILRDEPVSEFAGFSSLLDAVIRSPKLYLLHRNIQAENGCDVPLPTSQSKAIEAAFAASGTKGIPDKLVGPLLKDAATLETLHIEAQLAGAR
- a CDS encoding glucoamylase family protein, producing the protein MTESDAAFLIDMQMRNYRFMVEAAHPETGFVSDRAASDGSWFSDHASSAACGFALTSHCVATEAGWIAREQGASHVRRLLDSLLNLAEHERGFLYHFFDRGSGMRRERSEASSIDTALLIAGSICAATTFADDDEITDLANKLYRRVEWSWMLGSNNLLHMGWLPETGMIPHQWDSYSELIILVLLAIGAPRHAIPGECWQAWRREPVLSYEGEGFLHYPPLFVHQYPMAYFDFRAVRSPSGRSYWDNAVRAHKAQIAFLRELGVRYPTQLSHYGDDLWGLTSSDSIDGYRDWGGPYQAGRFEPDRGIDGSIVPSAAAGGLAIVPEQALHTLREQQSRFGERVYGRYGFINVYNPVNNWVGRDVIGIDTGISLIMAENLRSGGVWNAFMKHEAPQRALELAGFTKAS